The Alkalihalophilus pseudofirmus nucleotide sequence CATGACAAATCCATAAAGAAACCCTTTTCCCATTGAAAATAGATCGAGAAACATATTTTTAAATCCATTTACGACCTTAAACATTTAAATACTCCTTCTTATTCATTAAGGTTCACTGATCCCCATAGCTAGCAGTAATAATGCAGCTATAACAACAAAAAATCCATTTCCTAGCAGGCTGAAGATAAATAATAGATGGCGTTTCTTCATATACCAGGATACTAATGCGAGTGCGATCCCTAGAGCAGCAAGCATCCCGTGTGTTTTGATTATAAAATAAATATCAATATTTGGTCCTCTATAAACATAAAAGATAATAATGTTTGCCACGATAGGGATCAGAGAACAAACATACAGAATTATGCTTGCATGTGTTTTCTTCATTTTCCAAGCCTCCTTAAAAGGATAGGAACGGCAATAAGTAGAGCGACAAATGTCACTTTAACAAGTGATACTTGTTCAATCATCGGCGTGTGAGTCGATCGATTTGATGAGAAAATTGACCACCAGCTTGGTTCTGGGTATATAAAGGAGAGGATGACCCAAGAAACAAAGATAACACCTACGAAAAAGGAATAAATTTTCATACGTTTCCCCTCTTAAGGTCCGAATTCAATCAAGCCTGTAAATAATGCAACGAAAAGAATAACTAAGTAGATTGGAAATGATAAAGTTAAAATCAAGGAAAAGATCAGTAGTGGGCTGCGGCCATATTTTTTCAGTAAGATGCTTGTTAACGTAACACCGATGAACATAAGGGTAATAGAAATCATATCCCCCCACGCATGACCTGTCATGGTGATTCTGGTAAAAGGAATGAAAACAATACTGAAGCAAAGAATGCCAATGATGAATGCAATGAGCTCAAGCCTTTTTTTGTTAGGAATATAACTGCTATTATCCGCTTTTTCCATACATACCTCACCTGCCCCTTTATGATTCTATAAATATAGCATAAATCCCCTTAAACGGTATCTAAATATGGTAAAATAACCTTATCATTCCATTTTATTTTTGTGAAGGTTGGTTCATGACTAATGGTTAACTAACTTATTGATTTCGAATGAAAGGTGTAACGATCTTAATAAACCAAATATCTAATATTTCTTAATGAGGTGTTTTTTTGAAAAACGTAAATACAATCGCCTTTCTATTGTACTTCACTGCTATGTGCGCCATCTTTTTCGGTATTTATGTGCAGGTTCAGTTTGATACATCAAGTGACGGATTGATCTTGCTAGTAAGTGTAGGTAGTTTAGTGGCGGGATTGTTGTTAGTAGGTATAGCAGAAATGATTAGACTGCTTTCAAAGATTAGTCGGAAGCTTACTGCCACTAAATAAAAGGAGCTGAGGTGAGAATGTGAGTGATGGGAATCGTAAAATAATTGGTTATTTGTTTGCTGTATTAGGCTTTTTGATATGGTTGTACGTTTCAAGTCATCACTCAGCTGCTGGACATTGGTGGTCGGTATGGACCTTACCGGAGAAGCATAATGGTCTTCATCTTATAACCATTATTCTAGATCCAAGCTTCTACAAGATTTCTCCACCGAAAGTAATCATAGGTTCAGCTGTATTTATACTTTTAGGAGTCTTTCTTACGTTGTTGATTCCGAAAAGCCGTCAAAATGCATAATAAAAAAGCTCAGAGTATGAGCTTTTTTATTTTTATCATTCATTACTCTGTCTTTTCATTGACCAGCTCGTCAATTTTTTCTCTCATCTGCTCTCTATTTTCTTCATTTGCATTGTACAGCTCATCATACACTTCTTCACCGATATCATAGGCAGCTTGTTGTCTTTCGAGTAAAATATCCCATATTTCAATTGTATGAACTGGAGCGACTTTATCGTTATCATTAAGGTATTTAACTAGATCTACCATGTATAAACGTTCGTCCTGAGTTAAAAGGCGCCATTTTACTCGTTCATCCATAATTTCGACAGCTTGTTCGGTACGTATTGCCTCAATTTCTACTCTAGCGTCGGTTTGAAACATCATCCATGCTTTTGCGAGTTTGCCACTTCGGTCGAGTTCCGCTCTTAACTGTGCTTGATCATTTACCGTAGCAAATGCACTTCCTGAAGCTTGAGCCATTTCTCTTAGCTGCTGCTGCTCGTTTGCAGGCACATCGAAACCAATGATCGAAATAAGCGGTGTCACATCCAATTCACTTAAGTCTTTAACGGCCTGTACAGGATCACCTCCGCATGTGTCCATCCCATCACTTACAATTAGCACCATATTTGTCGCCTCTTCTGAACCATTTCGATAATCGTTAATTGTTACCTCTATTGCCTTTGCAAGAGGCGTCCAGCCATTAGCCATGACCCCATCAATCGCACTCGTGAAACTGCTTTCATCATATGGTTGAAGATCATATACACGGTCAATTCCTTTACATGACTTCTCAGGACTTTCTCCTACGTGTCCATAGACTCGAAGCGCCACATTTGCTTGATCAGGCAGCTCTTCGACAAAGTCTTGGATCGCTTCACGTGCTAGGGTCATCTTATCAACCCCATTCACTTCATCTTTCATGCTTCCGCTTGCATCGAGCAAAATTTCGACATTCAATTCCCTCTTTTCGGGTCCTAATTCTCCCTCTTCATTCGGTGCTAAGAAACTTAATTGCTCCCAGCGATTCGCTAGCAACCTGGGGTCGGGGTACGCTGGTGCCGTTAATGTTGATAAGTGGATAATGTATGTACGGATTTCCTCTGATGTAGCCTCTTCTCCAAGATTAGGCAGTTCTGCCAATACGTCTTGAAACTCTTTAGACTCTGTTGGATCAACAAGAGCAAATTCCCCCACAGGATACGTGAGCACACCCTCCATTGACTCTGGCACATAAGGAACCTCAAGTTGATTAAATATAAAATCGTTCGTTTCTTGTTCACTTTCTTCTTCTGTTATTTCTTCTACTTGTTCATTCTCATCTTCTACAGCATTTTCTACAGCTGAATGTTGCACTTCCTCAGTTTGTGTATCAGACGATTCTGTTGAACAGGCAGCCAGCATGCACGCTGCTGCTGTGATCCATACTATTTTCTTCATTCTATATATTGCCTCCCGTATCCCCGCCCATAAGTGTAAAAAATACCCACTGATTAGCAGTCACTTTCCATCGTAGATCATACCAAACCTTCTTACCAATACGAATACATTCGACAAACTTCGATGAAAAGACGTGACAATCAGCCTATCTGCACAAAAAATCCTAGATCAATAGTTGGAGGATTTTACATTGTTTTATTAAACCACCATGATACTAGAAAAAGACTGATCACTCCCCAGCCAGTTACCGCCATTATCCATCTAACTACAGGTTGAGGATTTGAACTTTCCCTCTTATCTATTTTCTTTTTTATTAAAATAAGAACCAGCCATCCGCCGAAAAAGAAAAGCAACATAAATGCTAGCAGTAGATCCATTGGGTATACTCTCCTTTAAATGATTTCCTCTAACCAGGCTTCAATTTTTTGTGAAACTAAATCTCTTCTCTCTATATAGAGCATATGACCTGCATTATGAATTGCAACAAATGATTTGTTTGGAAACTTTTCAAAATAATTCGAGTGATCTTGATACCCACAAATACAGTCTTGTTTCCCGACAATGATTAATACTTTGTGTATTACACTCGCAACCTTTGCTAATGGCGTTAGAGAAAATAAATAATGATTCTCTTTCCACGTATTGTTTATGACTTTCTTATTCACAAGCAATCTGCCAGGCTGTATTTCTTCTAAAAATCTTTTAGCGTTTTTGCCATTTTGATACGTCATTAATAAGTTATAAGCATTCTTCACTTCTGTATCCCATTGCTTAATAATAGATTCGTCTGTACGATCTGAAACAATTGTTTTCATTGGAAGAATTCTTTCTTTTAGGTGCAAAACAGGTGCTAGGAGACATAAACTTTGAACTTGATTGATATTATGATCTAAAATTCCTTGTGCGATATATCCTCCAAAAGAGCAGCCAATCAGAGAAAATAGTTGATTACCCAGCTTCATATTAATAAATTCAAGTATATTTTGAAGCATGTCATCGGTTGTCTTTAATTGATGAGAGGCGATGCTTTTACCGTGTCCTGGGAGATCTATATAAATTCTTTGAAACCCAGTACTTCTTTTGAACAGTGGTTCTAACCATAGATACATAGAGCGATAGTCTGTACCTAAAGGATGTAGAATTAAAATTGGAGTTCCTTCCCCTTCTATTTTATAGTGAATCCTCCCCTTAGAAACATGACAAATACCCATGAATTCATCTCCTTATTGCGTGCTTTAACATAAATACTACATTTTCTCAGTTAGCTATAACCTATATTATACATTTAGTGGTAATATAAAGGAATGAATGTTCAGTCAAAAGGAGAATTGTGATGAGTA carries:
- a CDS encoding vWA domain-containing protein yields the protein MKKIVWITAAACMLAACSTESSDTQTEEVQHSAVENAVEDENEQVEEITEEESEQETNDFIFNQLEVPYVPESMEGVLTYPVGEFALVDPTESKEFQDVLAELPNLGEEATSEEIRTYIIHLSTLTAPAYPDPRLLANRWEQLSFLAPNEEGELGPEKRELNVEILLDASGSMKDEVNGVDKMTLAREAIQDFVEELPDQANVALRVYGHVGESPEKSCKGIDRVYDLQPYDESSFTSAIDGVMANGWTPLAKAIEVTINDYRNGSEEATNMVLIVSDGMDTCGGDPVQAVKDLSELDVTPLISIIGFDVPANEQQQLREMAQASGSAFATVNDQAQLRAELDRSGKLAKAWMMFQTDARVEIEAIRTEQAVEIMDERVKWRLLTQDERLYMVDLVKYLNDNDKVAPVHTIEIWDILLERQQAAYDIGEEVYDELYNANEENREQMREKIDELVNEKTE
- a CDS encoding alpha/beta fold hydrolase, whose translation is MGICHVSKGRIHYKIEGEGTPILILHPLGTDYRSMYLWLEPLFKRSTGFQRIYIDLPGHGKSIASHQLKTTDDMLQNILEFINMKLGNQLFSLIGCSFGGYIAQGILDHNINQVQSLCLLAPVLHLKERILPMKTIVSDRTDESIIKQWDTEVKNAYNLLMTYQNGKNAKRFLEEIQPGRLLVNKKVINNTWKENHYLFSLTPLAKVASVIHKVLIIVGKQDCICGYQDHSNYFEKFPNKSFVAIHNAGHMLYIERRDLVSQKIEAWLEEII